The Pleuronectes platessa chromosome 11, fPlePla1.1, whole genome shotgun sequence genome includes a window with the following:
- the fndc5a gene encoding fibronectin type III domain-containing protein 5 translates to MERFLLLVLSCLGVSRVAADSLSPPVNVTITALKANSAVVTWDIPEGDSVIGFAITQQKKDVRMLRFIQEVNTTTRSCALWDLEEETDYIVHVQSISMSGTSPLSEPLRFRTPKEAETQASKNEVTMEEVGQTTQLRAGELIIIVVVLIMWAGVIALFCRQYDIIKDNEPNNNKDKAKNSSECSTPEHPTGGLLRSKFSNNNKMPSVNIIEV, encoded by the exons ATAGCTTGTCACCTCCCGTCAATGTGACCATCACAGCGCTGAAAGCAAACTCTGCTGTGGTGACATGGGACATCCCCGAGGGAGACTCCGTCATTGGCTTCGCCATCACACAGCAG AAGAAAGACGTGCGTATGCTGCGATTCATCCAGGAAGTCAACACCACCACACGCTCCTGTGCATTATGGGACTTGGAGGAGGAGACCGACTACATTGTGCATGTCCAGTCCATCAGCATGTCTGGGACGAGCCCGCTGAGCGAACCGCTGCGCTTCCGAACGCCGAAGGAGGCCGAGACTCAGGCCTCTAAGA ACGAGGTGACGATGGAAGAAGTGGGCCAGACCACCCAGCTGAGGGCGGGGGAGCTCATCATCATTGTGGTTGTACTTATCATGTGGGCAG GTGTGATCGCTCTCTTCTGTCGCCAGTACGACATAATTAAAGACAACGagcccaacaacaacaaggacAAGGCCAAAAACTCCTCGGAGTGCAGCACTCCTGAACACCCAACAGGGGGGCTGTTGCGCAGTAAG ttctccaacaacaacaagatgCCATCTGTTAACATCATTGAGGTGTGA
- the LOC128451047 gene encoding uncharacterized protein LOC128451047 yields the protein MDESMKGAFRSTVFRRLTPAISNSFTDHCSPPLTVPLHSVQVEYGSSSGPRVDNRAVTNSESFFLNEVSTFDCDVDNILCLKPVGVGVLSENVVSRRSSDTFHKKPMLSSTWTSDGVSQAEQVEDGRGGLKTEQYLNVSDEEDDDGYFSMFHKRAKISPQSGHTPLPRATSSPQHWTDEVREPWDVCHPESSSEQAALSSRHISFTLEPQLESLEGDSEEVWTIGRPMFESSMCHSVTVKLSAGSEQSRKVTEELQHSVTEPVYDSQATFIRDTATVQSTDTSYEATLSPQVQVKSVVVALRQSTTSSRSTSSSSTSRSKTTAPSVPELKDFHSNRSVVSGKRKRLVDMGVDWECKKQSYVHSVTKHMEEHPTTQDVMTELFNLITHVAERTSGGNGRPWQHPSDLTRRNYQRRFGNMNPRMSLCEWQQKNSNTYKRFANIPKIFERSLFH from the exons ATGGATGAAAGCATGAAAGGAGCCTTCAGGAGCACAGTTTTCAGGAGGCTTACTCCAGCCATATCCAACTCTTTCACCGATCACTGCAGCCCCCCACTCACTGTCCCCTTGCACTCTGTCCAGGTGGAATATGGCTCCTCGTCAGGGCCTAGGGTTGATAATAGGGCTGTTACTAAcagtgagagtttttttttaaatgaagtatCCACATTTGACTGCGACGTCGACAACATCTTGTGCCTCAAACCGGTTGGCGTGGGCGTATTATCCGAAAATGTGGTCAGCCGCAGAAGTAGTGACACATTTCATAAGAAGCCAATGTTAAGCTCCACATGGACAAGTGATGGAGTTTCTCAGGCAGAACAGGTGGAGGATGGACGAGGGGGGCTGAAGACAGAACAGTATCTGAATGTAtcagatgaggaggatgatgatggctACTTCTCAATGTTTCACAAAAGAGCAAAAATCTCCCCTCAGTCAGGACACACTCCGCTGCCTAGAGCTACTTCCAGCCCCCAGCATTGGACTGATGAAGTTAGAGAGCCATGGGATGTGTGCCATCCTGAAAGTTCATCTGAACAAGCTGCGCTATCTAGCCGGCACATTTCCTTTACACTCGAGCCACAACTGGAGTCGTTAGAAGGTGACTCTGAAGAGGTGTGGACGATTGGTCGCCCCATGTTTGAGTCATCGATGTGCCACAGTGTCACAGTGAAGTTGAGTGCAGgtagtgagcagagcagaaaggTGACGGAGGAGTTGCAGCACAGTGTGACGGAGCCTGTCTATGACAGTCAGGCCACATTTATAAGAGACACAGCCACTGTCCAGTCAACTGACACCAGTTATGAAGCCACTTTATCTCCACAAGTACAG GTGAAATCAGTTGTGGTGGCTCTCAGGCAGAGCACCACCAGTAGCCgctccacctccagcagctccaccagcagGAGTAAAACTACAGCACCTTCTGTACCGGAGCTGAAAGACTTCCACAGTAACAGATCTGTCGTCAGTGGCAAAAGAAAAAG GCTCGTGGACATGGGGGTGGACTGGGAGTGTAAAAAGCAGAGCTATGTGCACTCTGTCACCAAACACATGGAAGAGCATCCAACAACTCAAG ACGTCATGACTGAGCTCTTCAACCTCATCACCCATGTGGCTGAAAGGACAAGTGGGGGTAATGGCAGACCATGGCAGCATCCCTCTGACCTCACACGGAG GAACTACCAGAGACGCTTTGGAAACATGAACCCAAGAATGTCCCTCTGCGAATGGCAGcaaaaaaactcaaacacatACAAGCGCTTTGCCAACATCCCCAAAATCTTTGAAAGGAGCCTGTTCCACTGA